One segment of Dolichospermum sp. DET69 DNA contains the following:
- a CDS encoding baseplate J/gp47 family protein, whose protein sequence is MFLPPPKIDQRTYEDIVQETQELIEDYTDNKWRCLDKSDSGLALIRIFSRMATIVSDRLNRSPDRNLLAFLNLIGTQQAPPQPARVPLTFTLAGGSPVDAIVPAHTQVSAPAPEGETEEVIFETEQDLVVSGTQLQAMFVVEDRDYYSDRNHWIDPTIANQNPAFSAFKGDLPTEHYLYIYSEEIFSIPKLETITITIDTNSPTEFGELLDTWSYWEKTAWKPLTHIHTQANTTQFMITVTQLPKLMPLVQFNGQKAPCLRVSLKSQQRNQLAEAARDDLPEVTQIEISTSINQTHTPELCLFNNTPLDLSKDFYPFGTTPGRNDTFSIPLDNKLIKPGVAIEISPKLNHQPSYTDDIDIIWEIGNGQNWQIIETSTAADKFRWSNDSSPIKFIEPTEPITSTTFQFPQSLINENLVDDHRENSYWLRARINNGIYGIRGREKKYVVYNDVTLVARGISSGQTEIFVDSVDELEINDIIRIQSLADSTRQEEVRIINKIASEKKLILENNIRNQYEASSRILCKFIMVDKIPDTCDPPVVQSLTLTYKFLLKKPAFYYAYNDFIYCEGSPLGFVRLTQAVKAGERILHLDDVSQLRLGELIKFDDNNPEKRQIELIDRHRHLVIFTTALNHDHRRAVRVIRCFQPLTPAINRNSALYLGFNQPFPNRPNTLYLQVEPPLPSEVAPNANRGEGDLNLQRIAWEYASPNGWQPLVVQDETQAFAEKGLIQFIGLTDFIPSSHFGKELYWLRARKKPSSIPFALLCLFKWALGFRRLNLFGLIRYLGWQISCSVDFSVDPRLRSVRTNTTWASQTITLENEILGSSNNEPQQVFSASQVPILWGQQLEVQEGKMPADEERQVIELQSGSEAISTITDETGQLVAVWVRWQEVPDFYSSQTKDRHYVIDRQTGKIQFGDGKAGMIPPRGRNNIRLTRYHTGGGIRGNQPAYKIAELKTTIPYIDSVINWEAATGGNEQESLERLKERSPQRLRHRDRAVTAQDFEDLTYQASIDVARVKVITPEMMVPNFNPLLEELWIEPEGNSSIAKITEVRSQSSKIDGNPIQVFTHEIRAGRVRVIIVPQSSESQPTPNLALLNRVHTYLQARFVPTMKLQVTGPNWQEIRIITEIVPVSLENADAVRVEVQRSLHNFLHPLTGGNQGVGWSFGRKPHLSDLYALLEAVPGVKYVRYLDIQPTDCQMDIRTLIYSGQHRVTLKLPGETD, encoded by the coding sequence ATGTTTTTACCTCCTCCCAAAATTGATCAGCGCACCTATGAAGATATAGTTCAGGAAACTCAGGAATTAATTGAGGACTATACGGATAACAAATGGCGATGTCTCGATAAAAGCGATTCGGGTTTGGCGCTCATCCGCATTTTCAGCCGCATGGCCACCATCGTCAGCGATCGCCTCAATCGCTCCCCGGATCGCAATTTGCTGGCATTTCTCAACTTAATTGGTACTCAACAGGCTCCCCCTCAACCAGCCAGAGTCCCTCTCACCTTTACCTTAGCGGGTGGTAGTCCGGTAGATGCTATAGTTCCTGCTCATACCCAAGTTTCTGCACCCGCTCCCGAAGGTGAAACAGAGGAAGTTATCTTTGAAACTGAACAAGATTTGGTAGTCAGCGGCACACAACTACAAGCAATGTTTGTGGTCGAAGATCGGGATTATTATAGCGATCGCAACCATTGGATTGATCCCACAATTGCCAACCAAAATCCAGCATTTTCAGCTTTCAAAGGCGACCTCCCCACGGAGCATTATCTTTATATATATTCTGAAGAAATATTTAGCATACCAAAATTAGAAACTATTACCATCACTATTGATACTAATAGTCCCACTGAATTCGGGGAATTACTTGATACTTGGTCATATTGGGAGAAGACAGCATGGAAACCTCTGACCCACATTCACACCCAAGCAAATACAACACAATTCATGATCACAGTGACTCAGTTACCTAAATTGATGCCTTTGGTGCAATTTAATGGACAAAAAGCCCCATGTTTGCGGGTAAGTTTAAAGTCTCAGCAACGGAATCAATTAGCGGAAGCCGCACGAGATGATTTACCAGAAGTTACCCAAATTGAAATTAGCACTAGTATTAATCAAACCCATACCCCCGAATTATGCTTATTTAATAATACTCCCTTGGATCTGAGCAAAGATTTCTATCCCTTTGGCACAACCCCTGGGCGTAACGATACATTTTCTATTCCTTTAGATAATAAATTAATTAAACCCGGAGTTGCCATAGAAATTAGCCCAAAACTGAACCATCAACCCAGTTATACTGACGATATAGATATCATTTGGGAAATAGGAAACGGGCAAAATTGGCAAATCATTGAAACTTCAACAGCAGCAGATAAATTTAGATGGAGTAATGATTCATCACCAATAAAATTTATAGAACCTACAGAACCTATCACATCAACTACTTTTCAGTTTCCTCAATCACTAATTAATGAGAATCTAGTTGATGATCATAGAGAAAATTCCTATTGGCTGCGCGCCCGCATTAACAATGGAATTTACGGGATCAGAGGGAGAGAGAAAAAATATGTTGTTTATAATGATGTCACCCTAGTTGCTAGAGGCATCTCCTCTGGACAAACAGAAATATTCGTTGATAGTGTAGATGAATTAGAGATTAATGATATCATTCGCATCCAATCATTAGCTGATTCAACCAGACAGGAAGAAGTCAGAATAATTAACAAAATTGCCTCCGAGAAAAAGCTGATTCTTGAGAATAATATTCGTAATCAATACGAAGCCAGCAGTCGAATATTGTGCAAATTTATTATGGTGGACAAGATTCCTGACACTTGCGATCCACCGGTAGTCCAATCTTTAACATTAACTTACAAATTTCTGCTGAAAAAACCTGCATTTTACTATGCTTATAATGATTTTATTTATTGTGAAGGCAGTCCTTTAGGATTTGTCAGACTGACACAAGCGGTTAAAGCTGGAGAAAGGATCTTACATCTGGATGATGTTAGTCAGTTAAGATTAGGTGAGTTGATCAAATTTGACGATAATAATCCCGAAAAACGGCAAATTGAGCTAATTGATCGCCATCGCCATCTGGTCATCTTCACCACAGCATTGAATCATGATCATCGGCGAGCAGTTAGGGTAATTCGTTGTTTTCAGCCGTTAACTCCGGCAATTAATCGCAATTCCGCCCTTTACTTGGGATTTAATCAACCATTTCCCAATCGTCCCAATACTCTTTACCTCCAAGTTGAACCACCTTTACCCAGTGAAGTAGCCCCCAATGCCAATCGAGGGGAAGGTGATCTTAACCTACAGCGGATTGCTTGGGAATACGCTAGTCCCAACGGATGGCAACCCCTAGTTGTTCAGGATGAAACCCAAGCCTTTGCTGAGAAGGGGCTAATTCAATTTATTGGGCTAACAGATTTTATCCCATCGTCTCACTTTGGCAAGGAACTTTATTGGCTACGAGCCAGGAAAAAGCCCAGTAGTATTCCATTCGCACTCTTATGTCTTTTTAAATGGGCATTAGGATTTAGACGATTAAACTTGTTCGGATTAATCCGCTATCTTGGTTGGCAAATAAGCTGTTCTGTTGATTTTTCCGTAGATCCCCGTTTGCGTTCTGTGCGGACGAATACTACCTGGGCTAGTCAAACTATTACTTTAGAAAATGAGATATTAGGTTCTAGCAACAATGAGCCGCAACAGGTATTTTCTGCCAGTCAAGTACCCATTCTTTGGGGACAACAATTAGAGGTGCAGGAAGGTAAAATGCCTGCCGACGAAGAACGACAAGTCATTGAACTACAATCAGGCTCAGAAGCAATCAGCACAATTACAGATGAAACAGGTCAATTAGTAGCAGTTTGGGTGCGCTGGCAAGAAGTCCCTGATTTTTATAGTTCCCAGACCAAGGATCGCCATTATGTGATTGATCGCCAAACTGGAAAAATTCAGTTTGGTGACGGAAAAGCAGGAATGATTCCACCGCGAGGACGCAACAATATTCGCCTGACTCGCTATCATACCGGAGGTGGCATCAGAGGGAATCAACCTGCCTATAAGATCGCCGAATTAAAAACTACTATCCCCTACATTGATAGCGTCATTAATTGGGAAGCGGCCACAGGAGGAAACGAGCAAGAATCTCTGGAACGGCTCAAAGAGCGATCGCCCCAACGACTACGCCACCGCGATCGCGCCGTGACAGCCCAAGATTTTGAAGACCTAACATATCAAGCATCTATAGATGTGGCCAGGGTAAAGGTGATCACCCCAGAAATGATGGTTCCCAATTTCAATCCCTTACTGGAGGAACTATGGATTGAACCAGAGGGAAATTCCTCAATCGCCAAGATAACAGAAGTTAGGAGTCAGAGTTCCAAAATAGATGGCAATCCCATTCAAGTTTTTACCCATGAGATTCGGGCTGGACGGGTGCGAGTAATCATCGTTCCCCAGAGTTCAGAAAGTCAGCCTACCCCCAACTTGGCATTACTCAATCGAGTCCATACTTATTTACAAGCGCGTTTCGTGCCGACCATGAAACTGCAAGTAACCGGACCTAACTGGCAAGAGATCAGAATTATTACGGAAATTGTCCCTGTTTCTCTAGAAAATGCGGATGCTGTCAGAGTTGAAGTTCAGCGTAGCCTCCATAACTTTCTTCACCCCCTCACAGGTGGCAATCAAGGAGTAGGGTGGAGCTTCGGGCGTAAACCTCACCTTTCCGACCTCTATGCCCTCTTGGAAGCAGTTCCAGGGGTCAAATACGTCCGCTACCTAGACATCCAACCGACTGATTGCCAAATGGATATCCGCACTCTTATTTACTCTGGTCAGCACCGAGTTACCTTAAAATTACCAGGAGAGACAGATTAA
- a CDS encoding GPW/gp25 family protein, translating into MDIDFLGVGWSYPCKLDERGQVLMVKYEDCVRQSILAILSTARGERVMRPDFGCRIHDLVFAPNNAGTVGEVISDVRSALVDWEPRIDILDIDVLPNPAHPNLLQISINYQVRTTNNQFNLVYPFYLQ; encoded by the coding sequence ATGGATATTGATTTTTTAGGTGTGGGCTGGTCTTATCCGTGCAAATTGGATGAGAGGGGACAAGTGTTGATGGTGAAATACGAAGATTGCGTTCGTCAGTCAATTTTGGCGATCCTCAGTACCGCGAGAGGGGAAAGGGTGATGCGTCCCGATTTTGGCTGTCGGATTCATGATCTCGTCTTTGCACCCAATAATGCCGGAACAGTTGGTGAAGTGATCAGCGATGTGCGATCAGCTTTGGTAGATTGGGAACCCCGCATTGATATTTTAGATATTGATGTGCTACCAAATCCGGCTCATCCTAATCTTTTGCAAATTTCCATCAATTACCAGGTTCGCACCACAAATAATCAGTTTAATCTAGTCTATCCCTTCTATTTACAGTAA
- a CDS encoding phage tail protein, translating to MMGIDLLMPEDKSLRFYGVTVAVVTNIKDPDGVGRIKVKFPWLSEEDESAWARVVTLMAGKDRGIYFLPEVDDEVLVAFEHGDIAFPYILGSLWNGKDNPPEKNDNDENNKRLIKSRSGHMIILDDTKDKEQIIIQDKSGKNKITIDCENDAMNIQVEKDFTIEAKGKVTIKSTDEDMLIECKNLEIKTQQECKIQAGSNYSIQAKSKGEFAAKSGLEITCAAGVKVNNGALEVM from the coding sequence ATGATGGGAATAGATTTGTTAATGCCTGAAGACAAAAGTCTTCGCTTCTATGGAGTGACAGTTGCCGTAGTCACTAATATCAAAGATCCTGATGGAGTAGGACGAATTAAGGTGAAATTTCCTTGGTTATCAGAAGAGGATGAAAGTGCTTGGGCTAGGGTGGTAACATTGATGGCAGGGAAAGATAGAGGCATTTACTTTTTACCTGAAGTGGACGATGAAGTTTTAGTGGCTTTTGAACATGGCGATATTGCCTTTCCCTATATTTTAGGGAGTTTGTGGAATGGCAAGGATAACCCCCCTGAAAAAAATGATAATGATGAAAATAATAAACGCCTGATTAAGTCCCGTAGCGGTCACATGATTATTTTGGATGATACTAAAGATAAGGAACAGATTATTATTCAAGATAAAAGTGGAAAAAACAAAATTACTATTGACTGCGAAAATGATGCCATGAATATTCAGGTAGAAAAAGATTTTACCATTGAAGCTAAAGGCAAAGTGACTATAAAAAGCACAGATGAGGATATGTTGATTGAGTGTAAAAATTTAGAGATTAAAACTCAACAAGAATGCAAAATTCAAGCCGGATCTAATTATAGTATTCAAGCTAAATCTAAAGGGGAATTTGCCGCCAAATCCGGCTTGGAAATTACCTGCGCTGCGGGGGTTAAGGTCAATAATGGGGCTTTGGAGGTAATGTAA
- a CDS encoding phage late control D family protein — MSDGGGVKSLSPNIRVIIEGQKLSAEASADLLAVKVSEDVDVPSMFTLEFSSWNLAKGELTWIDDKMFEIGKEVEIQMGYENNLKTVIVGEITALEPEFNQNSNPILVVRGHDMRHRLLRGSKTKSYAKMKDSDIASQIARGNSLTPKVKDSEVKHEYVLQHNQTDWDFLQSRAERIGYEVVIDNKTLYFQPRQHDSQKVLTLKFAENLREFLPRLSSMGQVQKVEVKGWIPKDKKEVIGKAAAGKEGSKMGGKTTGAKAVETFGESVSTVVIQPVASKAEADQIALGQFKDMAIAYITAEGTCPGIPTLKIAKVIEVTGVGKRFSGMYYVTSTEHNYSQEQGYGTLFTARRTAS; from the coding sequence ATGTCTGATGGTGGTGGTGTTAAAAGCCTTTCCCCTAATATTAGAGTAATCATTGAAGGACAAAAGCTTTCTGCTGAGGCTAGTGCTGATTTACTCGCGGTGAAAGTATCGGAAGATGTGGACGTACCAAGTATGTTTACTTTGGAATTTTCTAGTTGGAATTTAGCCAAGGGTGAATTAACTTGGATTGATGACAAGATGTTTGAGATTGGTAAAGAAGTAGAAATTCAGATGGGTTATGAAAATAACTTAAAAACAGTAATCGTGGGAGAAATTACTGCTCTAGAACCGGAGTTTAATCAAAATTCTAATCCTATATTAGTGGTACGGGGACATGATATGCGTCACCGTTTATTGCGAGGTTCTAAAACAAAATCCTATGCCAAAATGAAAGACAGTGATATTGCTAGTCAAATTGCCAGGGGTAACAGCTTAACACCAAAAGTTAAAGATAGTGAGGTGAAACATGAATATGTTTTACAACATAATCAGACTGATTGGGATTTTCTGCAAAGTCGTGCAGAGCGCATTGGTTATGAAGTAGTTATTGATAATAAAACCTTATATTTTCAACCCCGTCAGCACGATAGTCAAAAAGTTTTGACGTTGAAGTTTGCAGAGAATTTGCGTGAGTTTTTACCTCGGTTGAGTAGTATGGGTCAGGTGCAAAAAGTAGAAGTAAAAGGCTGGATACCCAAAGATAAAAAAGAAGTTATCGGTAAAGCTGCTGCTGGCAAGGAAGGGAGTAAAATGGGTGGCAAAACTACTGGAGCAAAGGCAGTGGAAACATTTGGAGAATCTGTTTCTACTGTGGTTATTCAACCTGTAGCCAGTAAAGCGGAAGCGGATCAAATAGCTTTAGGACAGTTTAAAGATATGGCGATCGCCTATATTACTGCTGAAGGAACTTGTCCGGGAATTCCTACTTTAAAAATTGCTAAAGTTATTGAAGTGACTGGAGTAGGAAAGCGATTTAGTGGAATGTATTATGTGACATCAACTGAACATAATTACTCCCAAGAGCAAGGTTATGGTACTTTATTTACTGCAAGGAGAACCGCCTCATGA
- a CDS encoding LysM peptidoglycan-binding domain-containing protein: MALEKLTIKAEKSNEGDFADEFEVLFNPNQVQINKTGWTTSGDQLVASNDLATLTIELFFDTTLKGSPPENVQKYTKKIFNLTHPRIGNSIKRPPRCKLVWGTIGGKDSVLLPDGMLESVTKTLTQFLEDGTPVRATLNCTFREWTDSVKKKKQENLIDDPVRIVKRGETLSSISYEEYGDPALWRIIAEENRLDNPRKIPPGLVLTIPPLRIPSQT, encoded by the coding sequence ATGGCGCTAGAAAAACTAACAATTAAAGCAGAGAAAAGTAACGAGGGAGATTTTGCTGATGAATTCGAGGTCTTGTTTAACCCTAACCAGGTACAAATTAATAAGACCGGTTGGACAACCAGCGGAGATCAACTAGTTGCATCTAATGATTTAGCAACTTTAACAATAGAGTTATTCTTTGATACCACTCTTAAAGGTTCTCCCCCAGAAAATGTCCAGAAATATACCAAGAAGATTTTTAATTTGACTCACCCAAGAATTGGTAATAGTATCAAAAGACCACCTAGATGTAAATTGGTGTGGGGAACAATTGGGGGAAAAGATAGTGTTTTGTTACCTGATGGGATGTTAGAAAGTGTCACTAAAACTCTGACGCAGTTCTTGGAAGACGGTACTCCTGTGCGAGCAACTCTTAATTGCACATTCAGAGAGTGGACAGATTCGGTAAAAAAGAAAAAACAGGAGAATTTAATAGATGATCCGGTTCGGATTGTTAAAAGGGGAGAAACCCTGAGTAGTATTTCTTATGAAGAATATGGAGATCCTGCATTGTGGCGCATAATTGCTGAAGAAAATCGGTTAGATAATCCGCGGAAAATACCTCCCGGATTAGTTCTGACGATTCCACCTCTGCGGATTCCCAGCCAAACTTAG
- a CDS encoding phage tail protein — MAKSQKKGGGNSQKKSQDPYMAFNFMVEIEGLTVGGFSEVTGLSSNIELESYVEGGVHHHVHKFPKYMNYPNLVFKRGLGERDDLWKWYEDATRGKIRLLNGTIMVRDSKQDKLIGWNFKKAYPVAWEGPQLNASNGSEVAFERLELVHRGVYKA, encoded by the coding sequence ATGGCAAAATCGCAAAAAAAAGGTGGGGGTAATTCTCAAAAGAAATCCCAAGATCCCTATATGGCTTTCAATTTTATGGTGGAAATTGAAGGACTGACAGTGGGTGGCTTTTCAGAAGTGACAGGATTAAGCAGCAACATAGAACTGGAGAGTTATGTGGAGGGTGGGGTTCATCACCACGTTCATAAATTCCCTAAATATATGAACTATCCTAATTTGGTTTTCAAGCGGGGACTAGGAGAAAGAGATGATTTATGGAAGTGGTATGAAGATGCTACTAGAGGTAAAATTCGTCTCTTGAACGGTACGATTATGGTGCGAGACAGTAAGCAGGATAAACTAATAGGATGGAACTTTAAAAAAGCCTATCCGGTAGCTTGGGAAGGTCCACAACTAAATGCTAGTAATGGCTCAGAAGTCGCATTTGAACGGCTGGAATTAGTGCATAGAGGAGTTTATAAAGCATAG
- a CDS encoding phage tail assembly protein codes for MHQTEFLFTLPHGYIDAEGILHREGVMRLSTAYDEIAPLRDPRVQRNPGYLVIILLARVITKLGTLDQLNTKIIEELFSGDLVYLQDFYQRINHHGNTRFQVACPHCGGDFEVETSPLGE; via the coding sequence ATGCACCAAACTGAATTTCTGTTTACCCTGCCTCACGGTTATATAGATGCAGAAGGAATCCTTCATCGAGAAGGAGTGATGCGACTATCAACAGCCTATGATGAAATAGCTCCTCTGCGCGACCCCAGGGTACAGAGAAATCCGGGTTATTTGGTGATTATTCTGCTCGCACGGGTGATTACTAAGCTAGGAACTTTAGACCAACTCAATACCAAAATTATTGAGGAATTATTTTCTGGGGACTTGGTTTACCTGCAAGATTTTTACCAACGAATCAATCACCATGGTAACACCCGCTTTCAGGTTGCTTGTCCCCATTGTGGAGGAGATTTTGAAGTAGAAACCTCCCCCTTGGGGGAGTAG
- a CDS encoding phage tail protein, translating into MPAIKDTHDPFNGYNFWVEWDGIVHAGFRECSGLTATRAATTYREGTDKILAQRQLGGLNSFSNISLKRGITDNDELWKWHKQITDGEPMEDNRKNVSIILADDKGEEKLRWNLEKCWPTTWSGPDFNATAGEVAIESLELVHEGISVD; encoded by the coding sequence ATGCCAGCTATTAAAGATACTCACGATCCATTTAATGGTTATAATTTCTGGGTAGAGTGGGACGGAATCGTTCATGCAGGCTTTAGAGAATGTAGTGGTTTGACGGCTACCAGGGCAGCCACGACCTATAGAGAAGGAACAGACAAAATTCTTGCTCAAAGACAACTTGGTGGGTTAAATAGTTTCAGTAATATCAGCCTGAAACGAGGAATCACTGACAATGATGAACTTTGGAAATGGCACAAGCAAATCACAGATGGTGAACCAATGGAAGACAATCGGAAAAACGTTTCGATTATTCTGGCCGATGATAAAGGTGAAGAAAAACTGCGTTGGAACTTGGAAAAATGTTGGCCTACCACCTGGAGTGGTCCAGATTTTAATGCTACCGCTGGCGAGGTAGCGATTGAATCACTAGAATTAGTTCACGAAGGAATCAGCGTTGATTAA
- a CDS encoding phage tail sheath family protein, which yields MLTLWTQFGQYFGQPLLHSYLLHLVRVLFANGSRLSSVLPLLDNILSELQNGLAEIETLDGYLAHAVRGFFTNGGSLCYVVPLLNNTLSELQNGLRAIEGLDVIDLVCAPDIMQNSEAEVAMEMQKAVLEHCERMGDRFAILDGFSITKIEDIEALKTQQQRLISDNGALYTPWLKIENAPMNIPPCGHIAGIYARNDRQVGVYRAPANYLLEGVLDLSFLFTDTDAEILNPQTGSGVNCIRSFRSRGMRIWGSRTLSQNPEWQYINIRRLKITVLRWAERNLADTLFEPNNRNLWGRIERELTVYCESLWEQGAIHGDSSEEAFYVKCDEETNPPAIRNTGQIVTEIGLAPTTPSEFIVISLVHGSSGVRFVES from the coding sequence ATGCTCACACTTTGGACTCAGTTTGGGCAGTATTTTGGACAGCCATTACTTCATAGTTATTTACTGCATTTGGTGCGGGTTTTATTTGCCAATGGCAGTCGTCTGTCTTCCGTCTTACCTTTGCTAGATAATATTCTCTCAGAATTGCAAAATGGATTGGCAGAAATAGAAACACTAGATGGCTATTTAGCTCATGCCGTAAGGGGTTTCTTTACCAATGGTGGTAGTCTGTGTTATGTCGTTCCTTTGCTAAATAACACTCTCTCGGAATTGCAAAACGGATTGCGGGCAATAGAAGGACTAGATGTCATTGATTTAGTCTGCGCGCCTGATATTATGCAAAACTCTGAGGCAGAAGTGGCTATGGAAATGCAAAAAGCAGTCCTAGAGCATTGTGAGAGAATGGGCGATCGCTTTGCCATTCTTGATGGCTTCAGTATTACCAAAATTGAAGACATAGAAGCCCTGAAAACACAACAACAACGATTAATCAGCGATAACGGTGCGCTCTATACCCCCTGGCTGAAAATAGAAAACGCCCCTATGAACATTCCCCCTTGTGGTCATATTGCGGGAATTTATGCCCGTAATGATCGGCAAGTCGGAGTTTATCGCGCTCCGGCTAACTACCTATTAGAAGGGGTGCTGGATTTAAGTTTTTTGTTTACTGATACAGATGCGGAAATCTTAAATCCTCAAACTGGATCAGGAGTTAACTGCATTCGCAGTTTTAGAAGTCGGGGAATGCGGATTTGGGGGTCACGCACCTTAAGCCAAAATCCAGAATGGCAATATATCAACATTCGCCGCTTAAAAATCACTGTCCTCCGGTGGGCAGAACGGAATTTAGCTGATACTCTGTTTGAACCCAACAACAGAAATTTGTGGGGTCGTATAGAGCGGGAATTAACAGTTTACTGTGAATCCCTATGGGAACAGGGAGCTATCCATGGGGATAGTTCCGAAGAGGCTTTCTATGTCAAGTGTGACGAGGAAACCAACCCCCCAGCTATCCGCAATACCGGACAAATAGTCACGGAAATTGGTTTAGCACCCACTACTCCTAGTGAATTTATTGTTATTTCCCTAGTTCACGGCAGTAGCGGTGTTAGATTTGTTGAATCTTAG
- a CDS encoding phage tail sheath family protein: MPTNFANLAPGVYVDEISSGLAPIAGVGTSTAGFIGVVSLKVAEGATVSSTLVKKGQLIPGEDQYSVVSKDQKKATEEVELSTSVKSGEVKLCTNFTEFKKFFGDFSDNPGQNILAHAVYGFFRNGGTRCFVIWVTAESEISQDRALGKFEAIDEIAIVAAPGVTSKVALGEINDHCRLLGDRFAILDTIEDIAIDSDQLKPGSDELLGNSDYAAVYYPWIQVFDPASNELKFVPPSGHIAGVYARVDDKRGVHKAPANEPISGAVGLKQDISKIKQGPLNEIGINCIRNLNGNIRIWGARTLGAGKDNPDFKYINIRRQFNYLRESIDEGTQWVVFEPNNPELWAKIRRNITAFLTNEWRKGALFGTSPQEAFFVKCDAETNPMDVRKLGQVVTEIGVAVIEPAEFVIFRLSQIVDEKKK; encoded by the coding sequence ATGCCCACCAATTTCGCCAATTTAGCTCCTGGCGTTTATGTTGATGAAATTTCTTCAGGGTTAGCACCTATTGCTGGTGTAGGAACTAGTACGGCTGGATTCATTGGTGTCGTCAGTTTGAAAGTAGCGGAAGGTGCTACAGTTTCTTCAACCTTGGTGAAGAAAGGTCAGCTTATTCCTGGTGAAGACCAATATTCAGTTGTGTCGAAAGACCAAAAAAAAGCCACAGAAGAGGTAGAACTTTCAACTTCAGTTAAGTCTGGTGAAGTCAAACTCTGTACAAATTTCACTGAATTTAAGAAATTCTTCGGGGATTTCTCGGATAATCCCGGTCAAAATATCCTCGCTCATGCTGTTTATGGCTTTTTCAGAAATGGCGGCACAAGGTGTTTTGTAATATGGGTGACAGCAGAATCAGAAATTAGTCAGGATAGGGCTTTAGGAAAGTTTGAAGCCATTGATGAAATTGCCATCGTCGCGGCTCCGGGTGTTACCAGTAAGGTAGCCCTGGGTGAAATTAATGATCACTGCCGATTGTTAGGCGATCGCTTTGCGATTTTGGATACAATAGAAGATATCGCCATTGACTCGGATCAACTAAAACCAGGTAGTGATGAACTGCTAGGAAACTCAGACTATGCGGCAGTATACTACCCCTGGATTCAAGTTTTCGATCCCGCCAGCAACGAATTGAAATTTGTTCCTCCTAGTGGTCATATTGCTGGTGTTTACGCTCGCGTAGACGATAAAAGAGGTGTGCATAAAGCTCCTGCTAATGAGCCAATTTCGGGAGCAGTAGGCTTAAAGCAAGATATCAGCAAAATCAAACAGGGTCCTCTGAACGAGATAGGGATTAACTGTATCCGCAATCTCAATGGTAATATCCGCATTTGGGGAGCGCGGACTTTAGGCGCGGGGAAAGACAATCCAGACTTCAAATATATTAATATTCGTCGTCAATTTAACTACCTGCGGGAGTCAATTGATGAAGGAACTCAATGGGTAGTCTTTGAACCCAATAACCCAGAACTTTGGGCAAAAATTCGCCGCAATATTACTGCATTCCTCACCAATGAATGGCGCAAAGGGGCATTATTTGGCACAAGTCCCCAAGAAGCATTCTTTGTCAAGTGCGATGCGGAAACCAATCCGATGGATGTTCGTAAACTTGGTCAAGTAGTGACGGAAATCGGGGTGGCGGTAATAGAACCAGCAGAATTTGTCATCTTCCGCCTTAGCCAAATCGTAGACGAAAAGAAAAAATAG